The Puntigrus tetrazona isolate hp1 chromosome 16, ASM1883169v1, whole genome shotgun sequence genome includes a region encoding these proteins:
- the fxyd11 gene encoding FXYD domain-containing ion transport regulator 11: MSQLTELVLLTVFLAFFGQAEANPFVYNYEALRIGGLIFTALLVAGGVGVLCWGQCKPRRKNDEDASKI; encoded by the exons ATGAGCCAGCTCACAGAACTAGTTCTTCTTACAG TCTTCTTGGCATTCTTCGGTCAAGCTGAAGCAA ATCCTTTCGTTTACA ACTATGAGGCGCTGAGGATCGGGGGTTTGATCTTCACAGCCCTGCTCGTAGCCGGAGGGGTTGGAGTTCTGTGTT GGGGGCAGTGCAAACCACGGAGAAA GAATGATGAAGACGCAAGCAAAATCTAA
- the fxyd3 gene encoding phospholemman, which translates to MMKTLALVFLTLLSLVLAEGQQTTEEDPFSFDYHRLRVGGLILAAVLCLIGITILLSGHCRCKFNQDKRRRTGSNAQAMLNDTARASEC; encoded by the exons ATGATGAAGACTTTGGCACTAGTTTTCTTGACAC ttttgtcCCTTGTGTTGGCAGAAGGTCAGCAGACAA CAGAGGAAGACCCCTTCTCTTTTG ATTATCACAGACTTCGGGTTGGAGGTCTGATCTTGGCAGCAGTTCTGTGTCTGATTGGCATCACTATTCTTCTAA GTGGACACTGCAGATGCAAATTCAACCAAGACAAGAG GAGGAGGACAGGAAGCAACGCTCAAGCGATGCTCAACGATACAG CAAGGGCCAGCGAATGCTAA